Below is a window of Taeniopygia guttata chromosome 23, bTaeGut7.mat, whole genome shotgun sequence DNA.
GTCAGCCCCAtggaacacctgcctgcccgtGCCCACGGGGTCAGCGCAGGACACGGGGCAGTCGTGGCTGTGCCgccggctgtcccctcctccgGCCTCCAGGCACTCGTGGCACCGCTTCCCGACCAGGTAGGTGGCCTCGATGACGTTCAGCACCACGCAGATGCAGGTGGTGACCACCATGAAGAGGGTGAAGATGTTTTTCTCGGTGGGCCGGGAGATGAAGCAGTCCACCACGTTGGGGCAGGGCGGCAGCTCGCACTTCACCACCCGGGGCAGGGTGTAGTTCCTGTAGAAGCGGAAGAAGATGTAGAGGAAGACCACGTCCACGCTGGCCTTGAAGATGAGGCTGAGCAGGTACGTCCACCAGAGCCCGCCCCGCTTCTTGCCGGGGTTGGGGTAGATGCGGCGATAGCTGTCCCCTTTGATCTCACGGAGCCTCTCCTCCTTGGCCTCCCTGTAGGCCACGTGCATGAGGACCAGGAGGGACGGACACGTCACCAGGATGAGCTGCAGGGCCCAGAGGCGGATGTGGGAGACGGGGAAGAAGTGGTCGAAGCAGACGTTGGTGCAGCCCGGCTGCAGCGTGTTGCAATCGAAGTCCTTGTGGTCATCGCTCCAGACCTTCTCGGCCGCCACCACGTAGACCAGCAGGCGGAAGATGAAGACGAGGGACAGCCAGATGCGGCCGAAGGCTGTGGAGTACACATTGACGGCACGGAGCAGCCCCTCAAACGACCCCCAGTTCATGGCTCCCCGATCCTGTTAGCCAGCCTGGGAAGAGAGAACACACAGACACTGAAGCAGCAGCGAAAGGTCCCCACTGTGCACCTCACAGCACCGAGCCTTGCTGCTGTGACCATCCCTGACCTGTGCTGACAGCACAGACCTGCTCTGGGTGTCCTCCAAGCACCGTCCCCACTGTGGACGGGGACCTGACAACGCTCGGGGTTTCTGCCACAACCACAGCATCCTCCAGCCACCTCTGGTGGCtcagccccatcctgccccagctcccgcCTCGTTGCCCAGGTATTTGTTATTAATTTCCCTGACGTTGCCAGGCCTGGCCCAGGCAGACAACAAATCGGAGCCGCCGGGGCGTGACTGCGCTGCTGCGTCCTCTCCCATCGCTGGAATCTGCCGTGGCTCCCCCGGGCAGCGCAGGGGGAGCGCGGTGTCCCCACTCCGTGTCCCCACGCACCGGGAGCCCACGGCAGGGCTGAGGcatcagctgggctggggggctgcagcgCCGAGGGGCTGCCGTGGAGCTGGGCAGCCAAAACTACCAATTTTCACCAACCCCAGGCCCCTGCGTGGCCGCTTTGACCCCGGTTTGCCCTCCGATTTGACTCGCATCGTGCCAGATGAACGCACCCCACGCGCTgtggagctgcagaaaagactcCCAGGGCTGCGTTTGGCATCACCTCTCCTTAAATATTTTGCCTACCGGTGAAATAACAAGATTCCCCCTCGCCGAGGGGTGAACACAtcccctgctctgcacagctcagcca
It encodes the following:
- the LOC105758805 gene encoding gap junction beta-5 protein-like translates to MNWGSFEGLLRAVNVYSTAFGRIWLSLVFIFRLLVYVVAAEKVWSDDHKDFDCNTLQPGCTNVCFDHFFPVSHIRLWALQLILVTCPSLLVLMHVAYREAKEERLREIKGDSYRRIYPNPGKKRGGLWWTYLLSLIFKASVDVVFLYIFFRFYRNYTLPRVVKCELPPCPNVVDCFISRPTEKNIFTLFMVVTTCICVVLNVIEATYLVGKRCHECLEAGGGDSRRHSHDCPVSCADPVGTGRQVFHGADYKPPTATIPLTASCPTTLSEDEAQS